The DNA sequence GCCTCGCAGCACTTACACACCCTGCCTATCAACGTCGTAGTCTACGACAACCCTTTAGGACACTTATAGTGCCAGGGAAAACTCATCTCAAGGCTCGCTTCCCGCTTAGATGCTTTCAGCGGTTATCGATTCCGAACTTAGCTACCGGGCAATGCCATTGGCATGACAACCCGAACACCAGAGGTTCGTCCACTCCGGTCCTCTCGTACTAGGAGCAGCCCCTTTCAATTTTCCAACGCCCACGGCAGATAGGGACCGAACTGTCTCACGACGTTCTAAACCCAGCTCGCGTACCACTTTAAATGGCGAACAGCCATACCCTTGGGACCGACTTCAGCCCCAGGATGTGATGAGCCGACATCGAGGTGCCAAACACCGCCGTCGATATGAACTCTTGGGCGGTATCAGCCTGTTATCCCCGGAGTACCTTTTATCCGTTGAGCGATGGCCCTTCCATTCAGAACCACCGGATCACTATGACCTGCTTTCGCACCTGCTCGAATTGTCATTCTCGCAGTCAAGCGGGCTTATGCCATTGCACTAACCACACGATGTCCAACCGTGTTTAGCCCACCTTCGTGCTCCTCCGTTACTCTTTGGGAGGAGACCGCCCCAGTCAAACTACCCACCAGGCACTGTCCGTAATCCCGATTCAGGGACCAACGTTAGAACATCAAAACTACAAGGGTGGTATTTCAAGGACGACTCCATCACATCTAGCGACGCAATTTCATAGTCTCCCACCTATCCTACACATGTAGGTTCAATGTTCAGTGCCAAGCTGTAGTAAAGGTTCACGGGGTCTTTCCGTCTAGCCGCGGGTACACTGCATCTTCACAGCGATTTCAATTTCACTGAGTCTCGGGTGGAGACAGCGTGGCCATCATTACGCCATTCGTGCAGGTCGGAACTTACCCGACAAGGAATTTCGCTACCTTAGGACCGTTATAGTTACGGCCGCCGTTTACCGGGGCTTCGATCAAGAGCTTCGACCGAAGTCTAACCCCATCAATTAACCTTCCGGCACCGGGCAGGCGTCACACCGTATACGTCATCTTACGATTTTGCACAGTGCTGTGTTTTTAATAAACAGTTGCAGCCACCTGGTATCTGCGACTCTCGTCTGCTCCATCCGCAAGGGACTTCACTGATAAGAGCGTACCTTCTCCCGAAGTTACGGTACCATTTTGCCTAGTTCCTTCACCCGAGTTCTCTCAAGCGCCTTGGTATTCTCTACCCGACCACCTGTGTCGGTTTGGGGTACGATTCCTTACAATCTGAAGCTTAGAGGCTTTTCCTGGAAGCATGGCATCAATGACTTCACTACCGTAGTAGCTCGACATCGTATCTCAGCGTTAATGAAAGTCCGGATTTACCTAAACTTTCCGCCTACATACTTGAACCTGGACAACCGTCGCCAGGCCCACCTAGCCTTCTCCGTCCCCCCATCGCAATTGTAAGAAGTACGGGAATATTAACCCGTTTCCCATCGACTACGCCTTTCGGCCTCGCCTTAGGAGTCGACTTACCCTGCCCCGATTAACGTTGGACAGGAACCCTTGGTCTTCCGGCGAGGGAGTTTTTCACTCCCTTTATCGTTACTCATGTCAGCATTCGCACTTCTGATACCTCCAGCAGCCCTTACAGACCACCTTCAACGGCTTACAGAACGCTCCCCTACCCCACATACCCTAAGGTACGTAGCCGCAGCTTCGGTGTATAGCTTAGCCCCGTTACATCTTCCGCGCAGGCCGACTCGACCAGTGAGCTATTACGCTTTCTTTAAATGATGGCTGCTTCTAAGCCAACATCCTGGCTGTCTGAGCCTTCCCACATCGTTTCCCACTTAGCTATACTTTGGGACCTTAGCTGGCGGTCTGGGTTGTTTCCCTCTCCACGACGGACGTTAGCACCCGCCGTGTGTCTCCCGGATAGTACTTACTGGTATTCGGAGTTTGCAAAGGGTTGGTAAGTCGGGATGACCCCCTAGCCTTAACAGTGCTCTACCCCCAGTAGTATTCGTCCGAGGCGCTACCTAAATAGCTTTCGGGGAGAACCAGCTATCTCCAGGTTTGATTGGCCTTTCACCCCTAGCCACAAGTCATCCGCTAATTTTTCAACATTAGTCGGTTCGGTCCTCCAGTTGATGTTACTCAACCTTCAACCTGCCCATGGCTAGATCACCTGGTTTCGGGTCTAATCCTAGCAACTGTACGCCCAGTTAAGACTCGGTTTCCCTACGGCTCCCCTAAACGGTTAACCTTGCTACTAAAATTAAGTCGCTGACCCATTATACAAAAGGTACGCAGTCACACCACGAAGGTGCTCCTACTGCTTGTACGTACACGGTTTCAGGTTCTATTTCACTCCCCTCACAGGGGTTCTTTTCGCCTTTCCCTCACGGTACTGGTTCACTATCGGTCAGTCAGTAGTATTTAGCCTTGGAGGATGGTCCCCCCATATTCAGACAGGATATCACGTGTCCCGCCCTACTCGTTTTCACTGATTATGAGATGTCGACTACGGGGCTATCACCCTTTACTGCGGCACTTTCCAGAGCCTTCGTCTGTCTCATTAAAAGCTTAAGGGCTAATCCAATTTCGCTCGCCGCTACTTTCGGAATCTCGGTTGATTTCTCTTCCTCGGGGTACTTAGATGTTTCAGTTCCCCCGGTTTGCCTCCTGTTGCTATGTATTCACAACAGGATACTTGCTTATGCAAGTGGGTTTCCCCATTCAGGAATCCCAGACTCAAAAGGTTATTACTACCTAATCTGGGCTTATCGCAAGTTATTACGCCTTTCATCGCCTCTGACTGCCAAGGCATCCACCGTGTACGCTTAGTCACTTAACCATACAACCCGAAAGGGTCTTAGCGTATGGCAACTAACCAAGGTTTTTGGTTGTCATCAAGAAGGGTTAATTCTTGATAACTGTTTGCCGGACTCAATTGTGAATCAAACTTTAGTTTGATTCGAATACAAGACACTTGAATGTGTTTGTTGTGTTTATCTAATGAAAGATAAACATTGAGAACTTTTAAATTTGATTGAATTACTCGTAAGTAATCAATCAGTCAGCTTTCCAAATTGTTAAAGAGCATAAAGCAAAAAGCTTTAATCAATAACTTACGTTATTAATTAAAGCTCTGGCTTTAACTAAATCTAAACCATCAATCTGTGTGGACACTCATCGTAAGTATCTTCGTATAAGGAGGTGATCCAGCCCCAGGTTCCCCTAGGGCTACCTTGTTACGACTTCACCCCAGTCATGAACCACAAAGTGGTGAGCGTCCTCCCCGAAAGGTTAAACTACCCACTTCTTTTGCAGCCCACTCCCATGGTGTGACGGGCGGTGTGTACAAGGCCCGGGAACGTATTCACCGTGACATTCTGATTCACGATTACTAGCGATTCCGACTTCATGGAGTCGAGTTGCAGACTCCAATCCGGACTACGACGCACTTTTTGGGATTCGCTCACTATCGCTAGCTTGCTGCCCTCTGTATGCGCCATTGTAGCACGTGTGTAGCCCTACTCGTAAGGGCCATGATGACTTGACGTCGTCCCCACCTTCCTCCGGTTTATCACCGGCAGTCTCCCTGGAGTTCCCGACATTACTCGCTGGCAAACAAGGATAAGGGTTGCGCTCGTTGCGGGACTTAACCCAACATTTCACAACACGAGCTGACGACAGCCATGCAGCACCTGTCTCAGAGCTCCCGAAGGCACACCTGCGTCTCCGCTGGCTTCTCTGGATGTCAAGAGTAGGTAAGGTTCTTCGCGTTGCATCGAATTAAACCACATGCTCCACCGCTTGTGCGGGCCCCCGTCAATTCATTTGAGTTTTAATCTTGCGACCGTACTCCCCAGGCGGTCTACTTAACGCGTTAGCTCCGAAAGCCACGGCTCAAGGCCACAACCTCCAAGTAGACATCGTTTACGGCGTGGACTACCAGGGTATCTAATCCTGTTTGCTCCCCACGCTTTCGCATCTGAGTGTCAGTGTCTGTCCAGGGGGCCGCCTTCGCCACTGGTATTCCTTCAGATCTCTACGCATTTCACCGCTACACCTGAAATTCTACCCCCCTCTACAGCACTCTAGTTCACCAGTTTCAAATGCAGTTCCGAGGTTGAGCCCCGGGCTTTCACATCTGACTTAATGAACCACCTGCATGCGCTTTACGCCCAGTAATTCCGATTAACGCTCGCACCCTCCGTATTACCGCGGCTGCTGGCACGGAGTTAGCCGGTGCTTCTTCTGTTGCTAACGTCAAGATATGCAGCTATTAACTACACACCCTTCCTCACAACTGAAAGTACTTTACAACCCGAAGGCCTTCTTCATACACGCGGCATGGCTGCATCAGGCTTTCGCCCATTGTGCAATATTCCCCACTGCTGCCTCCCGTAGGAGTCTGGACCGTGTCTCAGTTCCAGTGTGGCTGATCATCCTCTCAGACCAGCTAGGGATCGTCGCCTTGGTGAGCCATTACCTCACCAACTAGCTAATCCCACCTAGGCATATCTTGACGCGAGAGGCCCGAAGGTCCCCCTCTTTGGCCCGTAGGCATTATGCGGTATTAGCCATCGTTTCCAATGGTTATCCCCCACATCAAGGCAATTTCCTAGGCATTACTCACCCGTCCGCCGCTCGACGCCCATTAACGCACCCGAAGGATTGTTAGTGTCGTTTCCGCTCGACTTGCATGTGTTAGGCCTGCCGCCAGCGTTCAATCTGAGCCATGATCAAACTCTTCAATTTAAGATTTTGTGACTCAACGAATACTGACTTCAAAACTAATATTCATGTAAACATGAACATGTAATTCTAAAGCTATTACCATTCCAACAGAATGGTAATGAATTGACTGTGCCAAAATTAAGTAAACTTAACTTTGTATTGGTCACTCAGTTCATTGAAATCAAGTTTGTTACCGAAGTAACTGTTTTATCCAAAGGATAAAACGTTTTGATATTCATCAACGAGTGCCCACACAGATTGATAGGTTTAAATTGTTAAAGAGCGCTAGCGTTTTGTGATTTACATCTCAGTCGCTAGGGGTGCGTACTATACCTGCACCACTTAGAGAGTCAAGGATTATTTTTAACTCCTTTTTCTCTACCGATTTCACTGTGTGACTTTCGTCTCACTCCGTGTCGGTGAGGCGGCATTATAGAGAGATCGACATAGAGCACAAGGGCTTTTTTGAATAAAATTTTTGTTCGCCTAAAAAGCCACCAGATCCGCATTTTTCGAATAAAAACTAAACATTTGAGACGTATCACAGCAATACATTGGCAAAATGGAAACCATGAACGTAAGATTCATGTATCTATTTTGTTAAGAGTAGATGCGTCTATTTCGTTTATTAATATGTAGTATTCCGATATGAACTCAAAAAAATCGATGTTGTTAATTGTCGCACTAGCTGTTCTAGGTGGCATTGTTTTCTCTCAGGTAGATATATCGCCTGCAATTACCTTTATCCTTGGTGTCTTGGCTTCCGCTTTTGTTGTTAACTTTTCAAGCACCGACTCAAAATCAGATTCAGAACCTAAGGCATCAACAAAAACACTTTATGTAGGTAACCTTCCATACAAAGCGAATGAATCACACGTACGTGAATTATTCTCAGAGTATGGTGAAGTATTTGCAGTACGCTTAATGAAAGACAAACGTACTGGTAAAAGAAGAGGCTTTGGATTTGTCGTAATGGCTAGCAATGATGTGAATCATGCTATTTCAGAACTCAACGATAAAGATTACATGCAACGAACTTTAAAAGTGCGAGTTGCAAATGATCCTAAACATCCAGAAACGGACGAAGCTGAACTGAGCTAAATCCTAACTGCTTTAACATGCTATTTAGTGCACTTTCTTTCTTAGGAAGTGCACTACAAAAAACCTCGCGCACTCCTCCTTCTCTATTACCACTTTCCAAATCCAATAAATCTTGAACTCGCTTCGCAATCGCTTTACCGGAATCAACCAATAAAACACTCTTACCTAAGACTTGTTGAATCTCTGATTTTATCAGCGGGAAATGTGTGCATCCTAAAACGGCCACATCAATTGTATTGATCATCGGTTGAAGGATGAGTTGCAGCTCTTCAAGGTCAATCGTCTCCCCCCTGAGTTTGTCTTCGGCCATATCCACCAGCCGAGTAGAACCTAACAGTTCGACTCTTTTATTACTCGAGAAGTTTTTGATGAGCTCGTGTGTGTATTCACGAGTAATCGTTGCGGGAGTAGCAATCAGACCCACCGCTTTATTGGCAAGTAGGGATGCAGGTTTGATTGCCGGAACAACGCCAACAATTGGGATTAGATTATTAGCACGCAGTGTAGGTAAGACAATCGTACTTGCGGTATTGCAGGCTATTACTACGATATCAATAGCGTGGCTAGCCACAAAGCTAGCGACGATACTTTGGACTCTGCGGACAAGAACTTGTTGATCGAGTTCACCGTATGGGTAAGCCTCGTTATCGAATACATAAGTATAGTTATGATTCGGTAGTAACTGGCTTATCTCCTTATATACAGATAGGCCACCCACTCCAGAATCAAAGACCAATATATTTTTTTGTAGACTATCCGACACAACGATTACCTATAATAAGTTTCGCTGCAATGATACTCCTTCGCTTAGTTTTCGCCAATCCTCACTCTATATAATGCAAGCTTGATAACGTTGATGAACAAAGCGCTCACCTTGCTCTACATTTTCTAGATCTATCTTGAGCTTACCTTTAAAGCATGGCGCTGACATCACTAAGGTATGGAACTCACCATCTTCGCCACATGGATCGACACGACTCGGTAAACTGTCTATTAGTTCAAGCGTGTATTTTTTCCCGCAATAGCTCATGTCTAATGCATCGCTATCGACCGTGACGAGAAAGGTTTCAATTCCTCTGTCTATTATTTCACTCGCAAGTGCCTGACTGCTCTCTCCCATTAAGGGAAACACACACTCCCACCCCGCAGGTTCTATATAGCTTCTTCGATAATCGGCAATGCCATTACAAAACATGTCTCCAAACGCGACCGCATCGATTGATAAGCCAGAACCTTTAAGTGCGGAGACAATGGTACTTTGATAAATCTCATTACTAGGAAACACTTCCGGGAGCTCAATCGTGATGAGTGGCAAACCGACTAATTGCGCCTGCATGGCAACCACATCAATGGGAGTCACTTGGAAAGGAACTTCATCTCCAACATATGTCGTGTATAGAGCGACAACTTCATATTCGGAGCTTTCAAGTAGACGCTCTAGCGTTAATGTCGAGTCTTTACCTGACGACCAACTCATGACGACTTTCTTTTTCATTGATATACCCAATAAGAAAAAACCGCCCGGAGGCGGTTTAGGTGTAAATTAGAATTGGTAAGAAGCTGATATAAAGTATTCACGACCAGGCGTCGCGTAACCGCTATACATTTCATAGTCTTTATCGAATGCGTTACTCAGTTTTCCTTTCACCTTTAGATCTGCCGAAACTGCGTACTCAGCAGTAAAGTTCCAAAGGCTGTAACTTGCCAATCGTGTCGTCCCGTTAAAGCGCTCGCCTTGATAAAGGTACTGAGAGCCTAAGATCCAATCACCAAATTCAGCAAAAGCATTCCACTTAGCACCTTGTTTGGAACGGTATGCTAACTGTTGTTCTTTGCCATTAGATTTGTCTACTGGATCTTTCCAGTCTAAGTAGAACTGATGTGTAACAATTGAGGTGTCAAAACCTAAGCCCAGTTCAACGCCTTTGATTTCAGCCTCTCCAATATTAGTCATGCCTGAGCCTTGCCACATCAACATGTTATCAATCTTGTTGATGAAACCAGTAATCGACCAATCTAGATAAGAATGTGAACCTTCTAGCGTTAGCTCTGTATTTTGAGAATCTTCTGCTTTGAGATTAGGTGCTTCAAAGCCCGGATAATAGAGGTCCAAAAAGGTAGGTGCTCTGAAGGCTGTGCCATGGCTTGCTTTAAGCTCATAATTATCAAGGAATGTCCAACCCGCCGCTGCTTGCCATGTCGTGTTGTTTCCATATTGGCTGTTCTCATCGTTTCGAGCACTTGCTTCAAGTGTCCAGCTATCTATGGTGTATTGACTAATAACACTCACACCATAGTTTTCACGAGGGTTTTCTTCAGGTTTGTAGTAACTAGAACCTGTATATCCTTCATCTAACTCTTCACGTCGATAATCTAAACCACCACCCAAAGCCAACTGCTCGTTTACTCGGTATGAATTCAACCAAGCAGCATTGATTTGGTTAATCGATGTGATACCGCCACTCTTCTTACTCTTACCTACAATATAATCGTAGTTGTCTTGCTCTGCATAAGTAAGATCTAAGGTTGAAGTGAGGTTATCTTCGTTATAAGCCAAATTTGTATTGATTGAACGAAATTCAGTTCGGCCAACTTTTTCTTCATGTCGAGCTGGCCCCCAAGGAGAAGCGGTCGAACTATTGTCGTACTCACCTTCATTGTCGTAAGCCACGACATTAACAAAAGCATTAACTGTCTTAGTTAGCTGATTTTGGTAGCCGATATTTACATTGTATGACTCAAAACCGTGTTCATCACCATCGTTGATACCCTCAATCGGCTTAACATTAAACCCATCATCTTTTTCATAACCAATAACAGCTTTAATATGTTGGCTGTCATCAATCTTATGCAGAGCAGCTAAAGAGGTTACATAATGATTGTTTGTACCATACCCGCCATACACTTTAACGGCATCTTCATTCACATCTGCTCTGGTAATAATATTGATGACACCAGAAATAGCTTCTGAACCATAGATAGAGGCACGAGCACCACGAATGAATTCAATTCTTTCAATTGAGTTAACTGGCAAAGAGTTAAAATCAACACCGCCCATCATAGCTCTTGGTAAGCGGGTACCATCCATTAGAACTAGTACTTGAGAAGAACTACCTCCTCGCACATAGAACGAGGCTGTTTGCCCACGACCACCATATTGAGCAACTTCAACGCTTGGCAACGTTCGAAAAACTTCAATAAGGCTATTTGCTTGAAGTTTTGAGATATCTTCTTTGGTAACGACAACAGTTTGAGCTAATACAGCACCGTCAACTTGCTCAAAACGGTTAGCCGTAACCACCATGGTTTCGTCAGTAGATGCTTCTTGGGCGTGTAAATTGGAGATAGGTGAAAGTAGCGATGCTACAGCAACCGCTAAAAGGGATTTGTTCATGTTGTGATCCTAAATCGCGTAAAGTCCTACCAAGCCACATTGTATGGCTTAGCCGCTGGCAGGTATTCGGACTCAAGAGCACAACCTTATGGTTTACCTCATATTCGACTTCCCACAAAAAGCTATTTGCAGTGTCTTTGAATACTCGTTCTCTCTTACCGCTGCGCGTCAGTTCTGGATTTACACCAGATTCCCTCTTCAGCCATCTATACATCCAAATGGCACCAGCTTGCGGGAGATAGTATTAACCTATGAATCATTTGTCTAGTCTAAGATAGTTATAAGCTATAGTTTTCATGCTCGATTTACATTGAATAGCTCTCAACACTGGACAAGCGCCTGTGATTGAATAAAATCTGCGCTCTTGATTTAAAAGCACGACAGCAAAAAGGCATAACAATGGCGAATTTAGATGTAAACCCGCAACGCTACCAAGAACAACTAGCAGAAAAGACTGAGCGTCTTACTGAAATGTTCTCACAATACGATGTGCCTGAGTTGGAAGTGTATGAATCTCCAGAACAACACTACCGCATGCGTGCTGAATTTCGCGTGTGGCATGAAGGTGACGATATGTATTACGTCATGTTCAATCAAGAGACCAAAGAAAAATACCGTGTAGACCAGTTCCCAGCAGCTAGCCGCCTTATCAACGATTTAATGCCTCTACTAACAGATGCAATGAAAGACAACCACTCTCTACGCCATAAGCTATTCCAAGTAGATTTTCTTTCTACGTTGAGTGGTGAGATTTTGGTATCACTGCTTTACCACCGTCAATTGGGTGAGCAATGGATTCAAGATGCTAAAGCACTGAAGCAGCAATTGAATGATGAAGGTTTTAACCTAAACCTGATTGGCCGTGCGCGTAAGATGAAAATCGTCCTTGATCGCGACTACGTAATTGAAAAGCTAGATGTGAATGGTGATAGCTATATATACCAGCAAGTAGAGAACAGCTTTACTCAACCAAACGGCAAAGTAGCAGAGAAAATGCTGGAATGGGCTGTCGACTGCACTCAAGGCAGCAAAGGTGACTTGTTAGAGCTTTACTGTGGCAACGGTAACTTCTCATTAGCTCTGGCACAAAACTTTGAGCGTGTACTTGCAACTGAGCTAGCGAAGCCATCTGTTGAGTCTGCTCAATACAACATTGCGGCGAACAAGATTGATAATGTTCAGATTATCCGTATGTCTGCGGAAGATTTTACCGTAGCAATGGAAGGTAAGCGTGAATTCCGCCGCCTACAACAAGCAAACATCGATCTGAAGAGCTACAACTGCAACACTATCTTTGTTGATCCACCGCGTTCAGGTATGGACGTTGATACTTGTAAGATGGTTCAAGGCTACGAGCGCATCATGTACATCTCTTGTAACCCTGAGACATTGAAAGAGAACCTAGACATTCTAAGCGAAACACACGACATCACTCGTTTTGCTCTATTTGATCAGTTCCCTTATACGCACCACATGGAAGCCGGTGTATTCCTAGAGCGTAAAGCGTAAGTCTCGCTATCTAGGTCGAGGTCGAAGTCGAAGCTAAACAGCAGATACAAAAAACGAGCCAATTGGCTCGTTTTTTTATTTATACGTTGACGTTGGTTTAAGCGGTTTTACCGATAAAGCCTAGCTTCTTACCTACCCAAGCGAGTAGCAGCATCGCGACAATAATCGCAAAGAAGTTTGATCCTGCATCAGGGTGTTGTGCTTTCACAAAAGCCGAATGGCCAAATGCACCTACAAAGAAACAAGCTAAACCCACTAATGGAATATCTTCAGATACTGGATTCGTTAGGTATTCTTGGTAAAGCGCTTGTACAGCCAAAACTAAAGCAATCAATGGGAAAATAGAGAAGCCCACTTCGCTCATTGTTACCCAAGATAACAGTGCATCACCACACACACCTGCAACAACAGCAAGTACGAGTGTCTTTCTTTCAGAACCACGGTTTACAGTATTATTTTCATTCGACATTATTCAATCCCGCCTTTTAATCGGTTACGTTCACGTTCTTTACGATACCAAAAAGCACCTTTGGCCATCATTCGCAATTGCATGATCAAGCGATCAGCCAATTCATCTCGCTGACGTCGATCTAAATCTAATGCTTCTGCCCCTGAGTTGAAGACCAAAATGACGGAGGCTTCAGCTTGAGTAAAAGCTTCATCTCGTGTCATGCCAGTCGTTATCAAATATTCGGTTAACTCAGCAGAGAAGTGCTGTATCTCACGAGCTACCGCAGCACGAAACTCAAAAGAGGTTCCTGAGCGCTCTCGCAATAACAGTCTGAATACGTTTGGGCTGCTTTCAATGAATTCCATAAAGGTTTCAACCGAGGTACGAATCACACTACCTTCTTTTACTATGCGTTGCCTAGCTTGACGCATTAGCTGACGCAACAGTAAGCCACCTTCATCAACCATGGTTAAGCCAAGCTCATCCATGTCTTTGAAATGACGATAAAAGGAAGTCGGCGCTATTCCAGCCTCACGAGCAACTTCTCTCAAGCTTAGGTTGGAAAAGCTACGATCGGCACTGAGCTGGCTAAATGCTGCGTCGATTAAGCTACGACGAGTTTTTTCTTTTTGCTGCGCGCGAATGCCCATTGGTTTCATACTTTATCAAACTCTTCTTTTACAGCCAAAACAGGCATGCCTAATACTCTGTTCAATATAACGCGAATCACATATTTATATAAGGCACTCTGGTTATATAAGACACTAAACACACCTCTTTGTTCACGTACCGAAGTAAATACGTTCGAAGAAAAAATTTCAATATCCACACTGTCATTTGGAGACATACAACATACCAAATATTATTTTTTCGATAACACTGCGTGATCCCACCGACTCTCTGATGCCCTTTTCATGTACCCAAGAACAGAATCAGTTAAAATCTCGCTAAAGCAATGTTAATCAAATATAACAAGGAAGATATCTATGCCGCACTCCAACCACTTTGATGTAATCGTAATTGGTAGTGGCCCCGGAGGAGAAGGGGCAGCGATGGGATTAACCAAAGCCGGGTTGAACGTTGCAATCATTGAAAAAGAGAGCAGCGTTGGTGGTGGTTGCACCCACTGGGGAACGATTCCTTCAAAAGC is a window from the Vibrio splendidus genome containing:
- a CDS encoding RNA recognition motif domain-containing protein — protein: MNSKKSMLLIVALAVLGGIVFSQVDISPAITFILGVLASAFVVNFSSTDSKSDSEPKASTKTLYVGNLPYKANESHVRELFSEYGEVFAVRLMKDKRTGKRRGFGFVVMASNDVNHAISELNDKDYMQRTLKVRVANDPKHPETDEAELS
- the murI gene encoding glutamate racemase, yielding MVVSDSLQKNILVFDSGVGGLSVYKEISQLLPNHNYTYVFDNEAYPYGELDQQVLVRRVQSIVASFVASHAIDIVVIACNTASTIVLPTLRANNLIPIVGVVPAIKPASLLANKAVGLIATPATITREYTHELIKNFSSNKRVELLGSTRLVDMAEDKLRGETIDLEELQLILQPMINTIDVAVLGCTHFPLIKSEIQQVLGKSVLLVDSGKAIAKRVQDLLDLESGNREGGVREVFCSALPKKESALNSMLKQLGFSSVQLRPFLDV
- a CDS encoding TonB-dependent receptor domain-containing protein, which encodes MNKSLLAVAVASLLSPISNLHAQEASTDETMVVTANRFEQVDGAVLAQTVVVTKEDISKLQANSLIEVFRTLPSVEVAQYGGRGQTASFYVRGGSSSQVLVLMDGTRLPRAMMGGVDFNSLPVNSIERIEFIRGARASIYGSEAISGVINIITRADVNEDAVKVYGGYGTNNHYVTSLAALHKIDDSQHIKAVIGYEKDDGFNVKPIEGINDGDEHGFESYNVNIGYQNQLTKTVNAFVNVVAYDNEGEYDNSSTASPWGPARHEEKVGRTEFRSINTNLAYNEDNLTSTLDLTYAEQDNYDYIVGKSKKSGGITSINQINAAWLNSYRVNEQLALGGGLDYRREELDEGYTGSSYYKPEENPRENYGVSVISQYTIDSWTLEASARNDENSQYGNNTTWQAAAGWTFLDNYELKASHGTAFRAPTFLDLYYPGFEAPNLKAEDSQNTELTLEGSHSYLDWSITGFINKIDNMLMWQGSGMTNIGEAEIKGVELGLGFDTSIVTHQFYLDWKDPVDKSNGKEQQLAYRSKQGAKWNAFAEFGDWILGSQYLYQGERFNGTTRLASYSLWNFTAEYAVSADLKVKGKLSNAFDKDYEMYSGYATPGREYFISASYQF
- a CDS encoding YijD family membrane protein, whose amino-acid sequence is MSNENNTVNRGSERKTLVLAVVAGVCGDALLSWVTMSEVGFSIFPLIALVLAVQALYQEYLTNPVSEDIPLVGLACFFVGAFGHSAFVKAQHPDAGSNFFAIIVAMLLLAWVGKKLGFIGKTA
- a CDS encoding ATPase; protein product: MKKKVVMSWSSGKDSTLTLERLLESSEYEVVALYTTYVGDEVPFQVTPIDVVAMQAQLVGLPLITIELPEVFPSNEIYQSTIVSALKGSGLSIDAVAFGDMFCNGIADYRRSYIEPAGWECVFPLMGESSQALASEIIDRGIETFLVTVDSDALDMSYCGKKYTLELIDSLPSRVDPCGEDGEFHTLVMSAPCFKGKLKIDLENVEQGERFVHQRYQACII
- the fabR gene encoding HTH-type transcriptional repressor FabR, whose protein sequence is MKPMGIRAQQKEKTRRSLIDAAFSQLSADRSFSNLSLREVAREAGIAPTSFYRHFKDMDELGLTMVDEGGLLLRQLMRQARQRIVKEGSVIRTSVETFMEFIESSPNVFRLLLRERSGTSFEFRAAVAREIQHFSAELTEYLITTGMTRDEAFTQAEASVILVFNSGAEALDLDRRQRDELADRLIMQLRMMAKGAFWYRKERERNRLKGGIE
- the trmA gene encoding tRNA (uridine(54)-C5)-methyltransferase TrmA, encoding MANLDVNPQRYQEQLAEKTERLTEMFSQYDVPELEVYESPEQHYRMRAEFRVWHEGDDMYYVMFNQETKEKYRVDQFPAASRLINDLMPLLTDAMKDNHSLRHKLFQVDFLSTLSGEILVSLLYHRQLGEQWIQDAKALKQQLNDEGFNLNLIGRARKMKIVLDRDYVIEKLDVNGDSYIYQQVENSFTQPNGKVAEKMLEWAVDCTQGSKGDLLELYCGNGNFSLALAQNFERVLATELAKPSVESAQYNIAANKIDNVQIIRMSAEDFTVAMEGKREFRRLQQANIDLKSYNCNTIFVDPPRSGMDVDTCKMVQGYERIMYISCNPETLKENLDILSETHDITRFALFDQFPYTHHMEAGVFLERKA